The window CTTACAGCATACATCAGATGATTCTTCACCAGATCCTGCCACAGAGGAAAGAACAACCACCAAGCCATTCGTTAGCCAGTCACGACCACTCCGCAGCACCTTCACTCTGCCATCGATGTGCCCGCCAGGCCCCTCAGATTGACAGCCTCTAGCCTTCCCACGATAGATCTTCCGCACACCGGCCCACTAGCCCTATTCCTCACACACCTTTCTCTGAAGCACTTAAACCCTTACTCAAGAGAGCTGGATCCTTTGGGACTTGCCTGAGGTAGGACAGCTTTAAACTAGACAGGTTGCCCGCCAATGTTTCTAATGGCTTTCAAAGCCGGCTGCTGCTTAAGGGCCTTTGGGGTGAGACTGCTGCGGGTTGCTGGTGGTTTGCTATGTCCCCATTTCAACATCAGGTTCTGAGGCTGGCGCAGAGCCCGGGGAGGGCCCGCAGTGCACCCCATACTGTTTGCCTGCTTTACAAACCCTCACCAAGAGAATAAAATGGGCTTTTGGagtttcctcccttcctcttgaCCCAGCACCCTGAGTCTGCAGCTGTCTTGCAGCAAGGCCAGACAGGACGTTGGCCTAGGGGAAGGTCTGGGTGTGGCTGCATCCTCTCTGAATGTGATAACTGCACTGGGGGCAGGGAACTGTGTCAGTAGGCTCCAGGGCACAGTTAAGTGGCTGCTGACTGCTGGAAGCCCCAAACCCCTGCAGTCATGTTGGCAGCTGGGTGGAGTCGGACCTCTACCTGGTAGAGAGGGAGAAGGGGTGGGGTGCTCTGCTTCCTGTTTCCTCCCAACTCCTGACCCCAACCCAGGCTCTGCAGAGGCACTGCAGTGCGGTTGCATCCAATGAGCTCTGTCTGCCTCCTGCCAACTGCGGGATGCTCCAGCCGCTGCGGCCCGGGAGGGGAGCCAGGGGCTGCTGCAAAGCCCTTGGggtgggcggggcgggggggggaaagAGGAGGCCGGCAAGGGCAGACTGGAAATGCCCTCAGAAGCGCTAAGCTAGGCAGACTGCACTTCAGGAGGATGGGAAGCAGGCTGTGGACTTCTTCAAGCTCTTGTGCCCACCCCTCTCGGTTCTGCCCCAAGTTACATAAGCAGCAGCCAGCTCTGGGGATGGGAATGACGCAGTGAAGCCACTCACCATGGCCTGCTCGATCTTGTTGTCTATGGCCACCACGCTGGCTCCAGAAGCGCTGCCAAGACAAAAAGCAAAGTGACCGCGTTACCACTCATTTCCACTCGGAGTACCTGGCAGCTGTGGCCAAAGTCCTCCATCTACCCTGGCTTTTCCTCCTTCCCGCCTCTCCGGCCAGGAGCGCTGGTCAATTTGTTCCTAGGTCCCTTCCTGGGCCCTGCAGGAAGCTGTACCTCCCCACCCAGGCTGGCCCACCGCCGCCGCCCTGAGCGCAAACTGGAGCAGCGCGCGGGGCCCCGGGGTGGCTTGGGCCAGCGCGGCCTGCTCGCCCGGCCCGGGCGTTGTGCAAACAATGGGGGGCGAGCAGCCTGGAGTCCCTGCAGCCGGCCCAACCCAGAACATCCCCGGCAAACCTACCTGGCTCGAAGCTAGCTAAGAATTTCTGTACGGCTCTCGGAAGCTTCCGACCTGGCCTCCCCAGCGGCGCGTGGCCAGCCCCCTGCCCAGCCCTGTGGTGCCCTGCCCAGCCCTGTCGtgcccggccccgccgcccctcTCCTGCTACTGTCTCTGCGGCTGCAGCAGCTCCTTCTCAGGGCGCAGCGGCCGCAGGGACGCTCCGACGGCGGATCCCAGTGCAGCGGTGACACCCCCCCCCACGCCGCGTCCCCTTCCCCCGCCCCTTCCCAGGATGCTGCACCGCGGGGGAGCGAGGACCAGCCGCACCACGCCGGCTCGGAGATCCCGCTGGAGGCCAGCCCCCGCCTGCACCCGGCTCGCCTCGGAGCGGGGCTGGGACCAGTGATTACCTGTTATCCAGTTTAACGGAAACCACATCCCCTCCAAGCAGTGAAGAGAAGAAGGAGATAGAGAAATTGCGCAGCTGATAGACCGCCACCTCCATGGGGGTCTGATACATTTCAGTGCTCATGGTTCGGGCGGCCTGGGAGCTCTGGACCAGCTATGGGCCGGGCTGGGCGGCTGCGGCTGTGGGCGTGCTGCACGGGGCTGGGCTCTGCGCGGCCGGCCTGGGGCTAGGAGTGGGGCGCAGGCTGCTGAGCGGACCCAAAGTCAAGCAGGCGGTCCAGCTGGAGTTGAAGGGGAAGTGACTCGAGGGGTGTCACCTAGCGTGTCACAAACTCCACAGCCGCCAGTCCAACCCAGACTCGAAGATATTTCGGCTTCTACTTCTTTATATAGGAGGAGCCGGCTGCGTCACATGGCGTCAGGGGCCATGCAAATGAGTCCTGTACTGGGCTTTGTGGCCCAGTTAAACCACATCCCCTCCCTGAACCTTCGGCTGGAACTGTAAACAGTTCAGCACTTTTCTTGTGCCAACTGGCATCTCCAAAGAGGGCTCTGCAGATTGGTAAAAACCAAACTGGAGCTGAACCTAAGAGATTGCTGATTTCTAGAGAAATAAGCACAAATGCTATAACAGGAGGTAGAAACATTCAGTAGAGGGCAGCGCTGGGACCAGTTTACAAAGCTCTTCTTGAGGTGGCAACCAGCATACCCTGATGGCTCCAACACTCCCTAGTCACCCACCCTCACTGTCAGGAGTCTCACCTTCTCGCTACCTGCCCTCTCAGCCTCTCTCCTGCACACATACTTTGTCACTTACAGGCTCACTCTCCCACCCGCTCAGCTGTCTCCTCACCCAGCCAGCTGGCTCACCAGCCTGCACCAATCTACTGCCTCCTCCTTCTATTAGCTCGGGAGCtaatgtgtgcatgcatgtgcatgGAGGAGAGGGTGTTCAGGACCTCAGCGGAGTGGGTGAACATATAGATGAGAGCAACTGGGGCTAGGTGGGTGCTGGAGGTGGGGaggaggcaggggaggggagtAGGCACATGACAATATACCAGCCTGGTCTCCACAGCCTATTCTGCAAAGAAAATACATTCAACACTATTCAGGGTCTCATGtccatgtttttcttttcaagaTTTTGTTACATTCATATAAACAGCAAATGACAACAAAACTACAAACCATCCCTAGAGAACACCTGCCCTGTGACAGGGTCCAGGCATATCATGGGAGGGTTGGTCctccaggaggaaaaaaaaaaaagattccaaagCACAAGAAATGTAAAAAGATTAGTGTTTCCTAGTAAAGAGTTACATAGATTTCCAtcaaaaatgttttcattcttttcaGCCTCAAgcttaaaaacagaacaaaaaaaaaaaaaggcatgaggCTTAAGGTCCTTCTGTCCTGCGCCTTCCTGAATGAGGCCTCCTGGTGGACAAAAGCAGAATTGCAGCCAGAATGAGCAACCAGGGCAGGGCAAGGGGAGAGGTGATGCAACTAGGGGTATCATTTACACCAACCCGAGGCCATAAGGAGAACATTGAGTTCCACCACACATACAGTAGTTTCGATGAATCTAAGGCCAGTACCCTTGAATCAGTGCTCCACAGGCTATGATCTAAAGAAATACCCCAATGCTATTGGAAAAGTACTGGGGCTTCTTATCAGCAAACAAGGTAATTATTACTTGCTTCAGGATATTTCCCCTAACTAGGTGCCTGGCACCGACATCTTGGCCAAGGCCCTAGTCAAGCCCAGTATGAAGGCCTTGATTTTCTCCAGGTTGTCAGTGCAGTTATGCCACTGAGCAGCCAACATTTGTCACTATGACTTGGGATTCCCACTGAATCCAATTGGTGATAACACACAACCACCATTCTATTTGCAAAGGGTTGACAATTAGATCTAAGCAAACCTACCACGCTGGCATAGCATAGGTTTTTCTTCACCCCAGTTGTAGGTGGGAGACGATCCCAAACTCAGGACATTCTGTTAACATTTAGGACACAAACTCTCTAGACATGGTGCTGGAAGTAAGCAGTGTGTTCTCATCAGAACATTAGCTGAGAAAAAGAACTTCTTAAATCAGGAGATTAATTGATATCGATATTGGAATTCCCTAAGACATTAATCTGTCCTCTACAACACATAAGAGCTTTCTTGGTGCAGGAAGTCTCTGAAGTGACCTTTCATTAGCTCGTCAATTTTTCCCAAAATAACAATTGCTACTCACCCCAAGATTCCAAGGGAGATGATGAGAagaaaaggggagagagaaatAAGCTGGCTtggtgggagtgggggtgggggtggaacaCTGCCAGGAAAACAGGACACAGAAGAAAATCGACTCCTTTGGCAGAGTCTTTCTTATATGGACACCAGTTAACCAgatgccattgacttgattccgactcatggtggccccacgtgcgtcagagtaaaactatgctccatagggctttcagtggctgatttttcagaagtagatttccaggcctttcttccaaggtgcctctgggtgaactcaaacctctaacctttcggttagcagccgagtcttcaaccaattgcaccacccagagactccatgttAATTATACTTCGGTGAAAAAGTAAGCTGAGTTCAAGACTCACTGACAAtaataagtaaacaaacaaaccagttgagccgattccaacacatggctaccctatgagtagaactgtgctccatagggttttcaatcgctaatttttcagaggcagattgccaggcctttcttccaaggcacctctcggtggactcaaacctccaacctttcagttagcagttgagtgcttagccagttgcactacccagagactctgtGTTAATTATACTTCAGTGAAAAAGTAAGCTGAGTTTGAGCCTTGTTGACAACAACAGCTACCATTAACCAAGCATCAGCTCTGGTCAAGCACTGGGCTGGCTGCACCACAAACCTTGCAGTGTGAGCACTGTCACcagtattttacagatgaagaaaccgaggctTGGAAAAACTAACTTGCCCATGGTGGCACAGCTAATAAACTGCCGAGCTGGGACTCCAGTCTGGGGCTTCCTGACCTACAGATCAAGTTTATTCCTACTACACTTAACAGTGGGGCAGGGGGTAGGTTAGGGGGGATGCTTATTGGATGAGTGGGGGCTGGAATGAGTGAGTGGAGGCAGTTGGGGGATGGGATGGAGCTGCCAGAACagcaaggaagaaaaaagggCAGGGGTAGGAGAAGTGCCCCCAGGGTGCCAGCATTCTGACACTCAAGGCCAGGAGGGAGGAGcagtggggaggagagagacCAGAAGACTAGCCAAACTGTCCAACTGTCTGTCCACTGAATTTTCTAAGAGGGCTGTGCTCACCCGGGTCATTTCAAAAGGCAGCCAAGCAGCCCTCAAGGAAAGCTATTGCTCTCTAGGAAataacccaccacccactgctaggaaataaaaaaaaaaaataggacctactaattttttttttttttaattcaaccagGTGGCTCCCAGACTGGACTATGTAGTCCTCTGGGGTATACAAGATTTGAAATAAGGTCAAGGAATGCTAATCACGGTCCCTTCAAAACTCAAGTTCCCGGGCCCCACTCACTGGCACCCTTAATTAACTCCTTTTTTTCCTATTCCTGCTGTGCTCAGCTTTTAGGAGACTGAGACCACCAACAAGAAAACAAGCTCATATACGAGATTTAGCTTAAGAAAACAACTTCGAAAGGCTATCCCGGGTCCAGCCCACCCTCAGCCAATCCCTCATCCCCTCTCCACCTATAGTTCTGCATGGTGGGGAGTGATCACTGTGAGATCTCCCATCAGCAAACAGTGATTGGACCCCAGGGTCGGCTCCTAAAGGAAGACAGTGGACTTAAACATAGTAGAAACATTTTCTACAAGGGCAGGGGAGTTGGGGGTGGGTAGCTGGGAGCTGGGAGAAGGAATCCAAAGAGTTTTCTGCTTAACCTCAGCACATCAGAAAATTCCGCTGCCTAGGATAGCTGGGCCAAACCTTGCAGTGAGTGGAAGTTTATGCTGTACCTGATATCGACGATCTGATCTAACATTAC is drawn from Loxodonta africana isolate mLoxAfr1 chromosome X, mLoxAfr1.hap2, whole genome shotgun sequence and contains these coding sequences:
- the TSC22D3 gene encoding TSC22 domain family protein 3 isoform X3 yields the protein MSTEMYQTPMEVAVYQLRNFSISFFSSLLGGDVVSVKLDNSASGASVVAIDNKIEQAMDLVKNHLMYAVREEVEILKEQIRELVEKNSQLERENTLLKTLASPEQLEKFQSRLSPEEPAPESPQVPEAPDGSAV